In the Kwoniella mangroviensis CBS 8507 chromosome 3, whole genome shotgun sequence genome, one interval contains:
- a CDS encoding cysteine-tRNA ligase, whose protein sequence is MSVTTASKASTCSNPISNDEPVLRVYNSLTRSKDVFKTRKPKHIDWYNCGPTVYDSSHMGHARNYLTQDIIRRILRDYFGYNVNFVMNITDIDDKIILRAREKYLLDQSKSTHSTITPELINDTKLAFSKLLHSKLIKSLPSPLTFNTQDDLEIFKIILEKDKTDTKFAEEARLKEEKFTLYLASLLKAHGAITKAEGQLNGSTEGDVVDLVDGTSDVLGPHYGETLGHTIKDPIAVSRTLALYWEEQFFADMAKLKILPPSFKPRVSEYVSEIVTFVEKIITNGFAYEAEGSVWFDVNKFDGAEGNGFRHDYAKLQPGSKGNRKLLDEGEGALTGSKGKRQAADFALWKAKSKPGEPAWPSPWGKGRPGWHIECSVMASAILGRGMDIHSGGVDLMFPHHDNELAQSEAYHGCEQWVNYFLHTGHLHIEGLKMSKSLKNFITIEEELSRNTARRLRLAFMLQTWNQKLDYSRGLIADTKAKEETFDNFFANVNARLAQAGPSSEGEHGLGEAEEAITNDLFNAQKEFHAALCDSFNTPIAIQILLDLIAKTNIYFSTKGRDSNLGVVVNIAEWITRMLWMFGLGEGAPPKNGIGWGIATVGGQEGVNGQDVSSQVEPWARSISSFRDSVRKLAMDKSISPEQLSKQILSLSDKFRDEDAVNLGLQLDDGQGQDGGALWKIVDPSSLVAAREEKKRIAAEKLAKKEASAKAAEEKKRIQLEKGKVSPKDMFKPPHVQGLYTEWDEQGLPTKDAEGKEVSKNAVKKWQKEQKVQEKLHEAYLVWVKGQEGK, encoded by the exons ATGTCCGTGACCACAGCCTCAAAAGCTTCGACCTGTTCCAATCCTATCAGTAACGATGAGCCTGTCTTGAGAGTATACAACTCTCTGACCAGATCAAAG GATGTGTTCAAAACTCGTAAACCGAAACATATAGATTGGTATAACTGTGGACCTACAGTATACGATTCGAGTCATATGGGACATGCAAG GAATTACTTGACTCAGGATATCATACGAAGGATATTGAGAGATTATTTCGGGTACAATGTTAACTTCGTCATGAACATTacagatatagatgataaG ATTATTCTTCGTGCTCGTGAAAAATACCTATTGGATCAAAGCAAATCGACCCACTCCACCATCACTCCCGAACTTATAAACGATACGAAATTAGCATTCTCCAAACTCTTACATTCTAAACTTATCAAatcccttccttcccctcTCACATTCAACACTCAAGATGATTTAGAGATATTCAAGATTATattggagaaagataagacGGATACAAAATTCGCAGAGGAAGCtaggttgaaagaggagaaattCACTCTGTACCTTGCTAGTCTGCTCAAAGCACATGGTGCAATCACCAAAGCTGAGGGACAATTGAATGGATCAACAGAAGGGGATGTGGTGGATTTAGTAGATGGGACTAGCGATGTTTTGGGACCACACTATGGAGAGACA CTCGGTCACACCATCAAAGATCCCATAGCTGTATCCCGCACATTAGCTCTATATTGGGAAGAACAGTTCTTCGCCGATATGGCCAAATTGAAAATCCTACCTCCAAGCTTCAAACCTCGAGTATCTGAATACGTCTCTGAGATTGTCACTTTCGTAGAAAAGATAATAACCAATGGGTTTGCCTACGAGGCGGAAGGGAGTGTATGGTTTGATGTGAACAAGTTTGATGGAGCTGAGGGGAATGGGTTTAGACATGATTATGCAAAGTTGCAGCCGGGTAGTAAAGGGAATAGGAAAttgttggatgaaggtgaag GCGCACTTACCGGATCAAAAGGAAAACGTCAAGCAGCAGATTTCGCCTTATGGAAAGCCAAATCGAAACCTGGTGAACCTGCTTGGCCATCCCCCTGGGGAAAAGGTAGACCAGGTTGGCACATTGAATGTTCCGTTATGGCATCTGCGATATTAGGTAGGGGAATGGATATACATTCCGGTGGTGTCGATTTGATGTTCCCTCATCATGATAATGAATTGGCCCAGAGcgag GCGTATCATGGATGTGAACAATGGGTGAATTACTTCTTACATACTGGACATTTGCATATCGAAGGTTTGAAGATGAGTAAATCGTTGAAAAACTTCATCACTATCGAG GAGGAATTGTCAAGAAATACCGCTAGGCGGTTGCGTCTTGCGTTCATGCTGCAGACGTGGAATCAGAAATTGGATTATAGTCGAGGACTGATAGCTGATACAAAAGCTAAGGAGGAGACTTtcgat AACTTCTTTGCCAATGTCAATGCTCGATTAGCacaagctggaccttccTCGGAGGGTGAACATGGTCTCGGAGAGGCTGAGGAAGCTATTACgaatga TCTTTTCAACGCCCAAAAAGAATTCCACGCCGCTCTCTGCGATTCATTCAATACACCCATAGCCATCCAAATCCTCCTTGACCTCATCGCCAAGACCAACATATATTTTTCGACGAAAGGAAGAGATTCGAACCTCGGTGTGGTGGTTAATATAGCGGAATGGATAACTAGGATGTTATGGATGTTCggtttaggtgaaggtgctCCGCCTAAGAATGGTATTGGATGGGGTATAGCTACGGTTGGTGGTCAGGAGGGAGTGAATGGTCAAGAT GTATCGTCTCAAGTAGAACCATGGGCacgatccatctcttccttccgaGATTCCGTCCGAAAATTAGCAATGGACAAATCCATATCTCCGGAACAACTCTCCAAACAGATATTATCCCTCTCCGATAAATTTAGAGACGAAGATGCTGTTAATCTCGGTTTAcaattggatgatggacaaGGACAGGATGGTGGAGCCTTATGGAAGATTGTCGATCCTTCGTCACTGGTTGCTgcaagggaagagaagaagcGTATAGCAGCTGAAAAATTAGCAAAGAAAGAAGCTTCTGCTaaagctgctgaagagaagaagaggatccAACTCGAAAAAGGAAAAGTCAGTCCTAAGGATATGTTCAAACCCCCTCACGTGCAAGGTTTGTACACCGAATGGGATGAACAAGGATTACCGACCAAGGATGCCGAAGGGAAGGAAGTTAGTAAGAATGCGGTCAAGAAATGGCAGAAAGAGCAGAAGGTTCAGGAGAAATTGCATGAAGCGTATTTGGTTTGGGTGAAAGGGCAGGAGGGGAAGTAA
- a CDS encoding endoplasmic reticulum vesicle protein 25: MIFRPILFFLSLISAVYAVKFDLVADRYPKPRTFIWNFAAAHSLVIVTANVPYENGQRVDIEILDGSERGNVYLNKKDIKGETRLAITTHESADVGVCLRNYLESDSHEKLSRSVDLDVDIGADAIDYNAIANQESLSILEVEMRKLEAVVKEIVEEMGYLQRREMRMRDTNESTNSRVKNFSILITVGIIGLGAWQLVHLRSFFKRKYLID, encoded by the exons ATGATATTCCGACCGATACTGTTCTTCCTATCACTGATATCGGCAGTGTACGCTGTCAAGTTCGATTTAGTTGCCGATAGGTATCCTAAACCTCGTACGTT TATATGGAACTTTGCAGCTGCCCATTCGTTGGTGATTGTGACAGCCAACGTGCCGTATGAGAATGGACAAAGGGTTGATATCGAGATTCTAGATGGATCAGAGAGGGGGAACGTATACCTGAATAAGAAG GATATAAAAGGAGAAACTAGATTGGCTATTACCACGCATGAGTCAGCGGACGTTGGAGTATGTCTGAGGAATTACCTGGAAAGTG ACTCTCATGAGAAATTATCGAGAAGTGTGGATCTGGATGTGGATATTGGTGCAGATGCAATAGATTACAA TGCCATAGCCAATCAGGAATCACTATCCATCCTCGAAGTGGAAATGCGTAAACTAGAAGCTGTCGTAAAAGAAATAGTAGAAGAGATGGGTTATCTACAGcgaagagagatgaggatgagagatacTAATG AAAGTACCAATTCTCGAGTCAAGAACTTTTCCATCCTTATAACGGTCGGCATAATTGGACTAGGTGCATGGCAG CTCGTCCATTTACGGTCTTTCTTCAAACGTAAATATTTGATTGATTAG